Proteins from a genomic interval of Chloroflexota bacterium:
- a CDS encoding FAD-binding protein produces the protein MLAVNGPATSAIPTSRTEGGIAQAPPAAFSPATVAQLQQIIRSHRAILVKGAGSKPALSTPGDDLTTVIDMSSMSGILDYEPDEYTITALAGTPVAEITQLLAQHGQYLPFDPPLARAGATLAGTAAAGISGSNRYRYGGARDFILGIRFVDGQGNLLQGGGRVVKNAAGFDLPKLMVGSLGRLGILTELTFKVFPKPEAFATLSVEFKAVDTARRAMIDLSRASLDLEALDLQPTDHGARLWIRISGLAQLLDARLDRLQALVGDGQILTGAGDERYWQSVSEFQWAPWDSALIKIPLTTGQIPAVEALLRPQNAPRRYAVGGNVLWLTLPDLPSSLAESLSHLEMAGLVLRGAPGQPCIGTPPGADFARRVKQVLDPDQRFLEL, from the coding sequence TTGCACAGGCGCCGCCCGCGGCATTCTCACCCGCGACAGTGGCCCAACTCCAGCAGATCATCCGAAGCCATCGTGCGATCCTGGTCAAAGGAGCTGGCAGCAAACCGGCCCTCTCCACCCCGGGCGATGATCTTACGACTGTCATTGATATGAGCAGCATGTCGGGAATTCTGGATTATGAGCCGGATGAATATACAATCACCGCCCTGGCAGGCACACCGGTAGCTGAGATAACGCAATTGCTGGCTCAGCATGGGCAGTACCTGCCCTTCGACCCCCCCCTGGCCCGGGCTGGCGCCACCCTGGCAGGCACGGCAGCCGCAGGCATAAGCGGCTCCAATCGCTACCGCTACGGTGGCGCTCGCGACTTCATCCTGGGCATCCGTTTCGTCGATGGTCAGGGCAATCTGCTGCAAGGCGGGGGTCGGGTCGTCAAAAACGCGGCCGGCTTTGACCTGCCCAAGCTCATGGTGGGCAGCCTGGGACGCCTGGGCATTCTGACCGAGCTGACATTCAAGGTGTTTCCGAAACCTGAGGCCTTTGCCACGTTAAGTGTCGAATTCAAGGCGGTCGACACAGCTCGCAGGGCCATGATCGACCTGAGTCGCGCTTCTCTCGACCTGGAGGCCCTGGATTTGCAGCCAACCGACCATGGTGCCCGGTTGTGGATCCGCATCAGTGGCCTTGCTCAATTGCTCGACGCTCGTCTGGATCGCCTGCAGGCCCTGGTTGGTGATGGCCAGATACTCACTGGCGCCGGGGATGAGCGCTATTGGCAAAGCGTGAGCGAATTCCAGTGGGCGCCCTGGGACTCGGCGCTCATCAAAATACCCCTGACGACAGGTCAGATTCCTGCCGTCGAAGCGCTTCTGCGCCCGCAAAATGCCCCGCGCCGTTATGCCGTGGGTGGCAACGTTCTCTGGCTCACCCTGCCCGACCTGCCATCCTCTCTCGCTGAGTCCCTGAGCCATCTTGAGATGGCCGGCCTTGTTCTACGGGGTGCGCCCGGTCAACCCTGCATCGGAACGCCACCGGGCGCGGACTTCGCGCGCAGAGTCAAACAGGTCCTCGATCCCGATCAGCGTTTCCTGGAGCTATAG